In Spirochaeta thermophila DSM 6578, the DNA window TGGAGGTGGGCGGATTCTTCCTCGATCTCGTCCTGTGAGAGATGCGGTGCCTCTATGAGAAAGTCCTGATACAGCACGAGGATGCGCTCGAGGGCCTCCATGGAGTAGCGGAGGAAGGCGAGTTCCTCCTCCACCTTGTCTCTCATAAGACTTTTGTGTTTGAAGAGATAGACGATTTTTTTTCTCGATGGCATCATGTGGTCTCCCTATTAAGAGCCTAGTCCATCCACTGCCGATATGCAAGCTCCGGTATTCCAGGGAAAGAGGGGACTGTAACATCGAGTGTTGAAAAAGGCGGGGAAAAAAGATAAGGGGTATCTCCCACCAACACACACTTACAGCTAAGGAGGAGATACCCCATGACACATGTACCTGCGACACACTCTACCCTTTCTCGCCTGATGAGGCAAGTGGAAGACCAGGTACGGGAGCACGTCCTCCAGACGTACAAGAGCTACCTGGAGCGCCTCCTTGAGGCACTCAGAGATGCGGTAGTGGGAAGAGACCGATATGCCAGAGGAGGTCCTGAGGACGTCTCCTACTACCGGTACGGCTACAGGAAGTGGAAGACCGTGCAGGTCCCATGGGGAACCCTTACTGAGGTACGCGTGCCGCGTATCCGTACCAGCTGCGGGAAAGAGGTGAGGCTGGTGACCTATGAGCACAGGCTCAAGGCCCTCACCGAGGAACTTCTGCTTGGGTATGTGGGAGGGATGAGTGCGCGGACGTGGACCATTCTCTTACGGGAGCTGGGGATAGGAGAGGCTCACCCGCAGACCCTGCTGAGGCTCATCAGACGTCTTCGCGAAGAGAAAGAGCGGTGGCGGAAGCGGCCCCTCAGCGGGGTGAAGGCCCTTGTGCTGGATGGGGTATGGGCCAAGAGGCGGGGGAGCGATCAGAAGAAGCTGGTGGTCTTAAGTGCCGTGGGGGTGAAGGAGGACGGGACACACGAGCTGCTTGACTGGATCGTTGCAGCGCGTGAGGACCGAGCGAGCTACGAGCGACTCCTTACCGGGCTCTACGAGCGGGGGCTTGAGGAGGTGGAGCTGGTGGTGGCCGATGAGGCAGAAGGCATCTGGCAGGCGGTGGAGACCGTGTATCCCGAGGCGAAAAAGCAGATATGTCTGTGGCACCTGCAGCGGACGCTTGAACAGAAGCTCCTGCAGGATATGGGGGAACGGAAGGGGAAGAACGCAGACCTCCAGAAGGAGAGGCGAGCTTTTCGAGCGGAGTACTGGAAGCTCTTTGAGGCAGGAGGGAAGGAGGAGGCAGAGGGTGCGTGTGAGGCATTCGTGAAGAAGTGGGCGCCGAAGGCTCCCCGGATGACGGCTGCTCTCCTGTGGCGGAAGGAGCGGCTCTTCTCCTATCTGGAGTTACCCTATGAGTGGAAGGAGAAGGTGAGGACGAGCAACCTTGCGGAGAACATGTTTCGTCACATGAGGAGCTTTCTGCGGAGGTATCCTGGGTATATGAGCCGTGCCCATGCAGATGAGGTGGTAGGCCTCTACGTGGTGGGCATGCAGGTGATACAAGAGGTGGGGAGATGCACCCCTTATCAACTCCAGCTCAATTTCAACACTCCCCCTTGACAGTGCCCAGGGGGGGCTGGATGTTGACATTCTGGAGGCCTTGGTGTATAGTCCACGCCGTCGCGGGGGGCCGCTAGCTCAGCTGGTAGAGCAACGCCCTTTTAAGGCGTGGGTCACAGGTTCGAATCCTGTGCGGCTCAAGCTTCGGCGATACATGTCTCCTTCGTCTAGGGGTTAGGACACAGGGTTTTCATCCCTGTAACAGGGGTTCGAATCCCCTAGGAGACGCTGGCCGCCATCGGAGATGGCGGCTTTTTTCATGTCCCGGCAAGCGAAAAAGCCCCGCCTACGCGGGGCTCCCTGTGTCACCTGCTCCAGAATCTGAATCCGAGGGATCCCTGGAGCCCGAAGTTGAAATCCGGAAACTTGAAGGGATCCGCGATCCTCTGGGTGAAGGTGGGAGCGAGCTCGAGGAAGAGCTCGAGCGGACTCAAAGGGAAGATGTTGAGTCCGATGGGCACCCTCCCCCCCAGCTGGATGTCGTTCTCGTCGTTCATCCTCGCGTATCCCACGTAGAACCCCAACCCGAGGTAGTAGTTGAGCACGCCCACGAGCTGCTCGTTTGTGAACCAGTAGTCCCCGGTGAGGCCGATGGAGACCTGCTCGGACCCCACCGTGAATCCGAGCCCCCAGAGGAGAGGGGAGCCGTTGGGTTTCACGGACAGGAAGGCGTTGGTACCGGGGAGCCCTCCGACCGGTTCGAGTCCGAATGCGAGGCCGATGCCGAATCCGTGAGCGCTGAGGGCCACTGCCGTCAGGAGCGCCACCATGAGCACGCGTTTCCGTACGGTCATGCCGTTTCCTCCTTCTCTAATATGAATCTGCACGGTGCACCCATACAACATAGAGCGTATCGAGAGGAAAAACAAGTGGAGAGAACTTTCCAAAATGATTGTCGCTACTGGACCGGCTTCGTGGAGAGGATCCTGTTGCATTGTGCAGGGGCGTGGGATAGACTGGGGATGTACCCTTTCCATTGCCGAGGAGAAGGGAATGCTCACAAAGCTCTGCGTACGGAATTTCAAAGTGTTGGACGAATGTGAGATCGACCTCTCACAGCGGGTGGTGTTCGTCGGGCCCAACAACTCGGGAAAGACCTCCGCTCTCCAAGCGATCGCCTTGTGGGATCTCGGCGTGAAGAGATGGCTCGAGAAGAGGGGAACCCAGGATGTCCCCTCCAAACGGGCTGGGGTGACGATCAGCCGGCAGGATCTCATATCCATCCCCGTGCCCTCGGCGAAACTATTGTGGAGGGATCTCCATGTGAGAGAGGGAGAGCGGATAGGAGGGAGGGCCCAGACCCGGAATGTGAGGATCGAGATTGGGGTGGAGGGTGTGGACACGAACCTGTGGGAGTGTCGTTTGGAATTCGATTATGCAAACGAAGAATCCATCTACTGTCGTCCTCCGCTCGGTCCGAACAGACGGCGGCTCGATGTACCCGCCCATCTCAAGGATCTTCAGATCGCCTATCTTCCCCCGATGTCAGGTCTTGCAGCCCGGGAAGACCGTCTTGAGCTGGGATCCATACGGGTGAGGCTGGGAGAAGGCCGCACGGCCGAGGTGTTACGGAATCTATGCTGGCAAGTTCTGCAAAGTGAGAACGGGAGGGAAAAGTGGGAGAGGATAAAAGAAGACATGTATCGTCTCTTTGGGTCGAGACTCAACGATCCCAAGTACAACCTGGAACGCGGGGAGATCACTCTCGATTACTCTGCTCCCTCCAACACGGTACTCGAAATTTCGGCTACGGGACGCGGCGAGCAGCAGACACTGCTCCTGCTCGCATATATGGCGATCAACACAGGATCTGTGCTCCTGCTCGACGAACCTGATGCGCACCTTGAGATTCTCCGGCAGAGGCAGATCTACGAGTTGTTGTGTGAACACTCGGAGGCAACCAACAGTCAGATCATTGCAGCGAGTCACTCAGAAATCCTTCTCAATGAAGCAGCACAACGGGATCTGGTCATAGCTTTCGTCGGAAGGCCCCATCGAGTTGATGACCGGGGAAGCCAGCTGTTGAAGGCATTGCGCGACATCGGTCACGACCAATACTATCTGGCCGAGACCACGGGATGGGTCTTGTACCTTGAAGGTTCTACGGATTTGGCTATACTCAAGGCCCTCGCCCGGAAACTGGGGCATCCGGTTGAGAAGGTGTTGGAGCGTCCCTTTGTCCACTACGTAGGGAATCAGCCACGGAAAGCAGAGGAACACTTCTATGCACTTCGGGAAGCCAAACAGGATCTTGTCGGTATCGCCGTGTATGATCGTCTTGACAGAGCATTGCCTCAGGATCCCGATCTGAGACATGTCATGTGGTCCAAGAGGGAAATAGAGAACTACATCTGCCGCAAGGAGGTGCTCCTCGCATATGCCGAGGCGGAGGGGAAGCGTCATAGCGGCGAGCTGTTTGGGGCTCGATGGCGTGAAGAGATGGAGAAGGCCATTGAAGAGATCGAAGCCGCACTGAGGACTCTGGGCAAAGATCCATGGGGTGGGGATCTCAAAGCGAGTGACGAATTCCTTGCCCCGCTGTTCAAGAACTTCTACGAGAGGATTGGACTACGCAATGAAATGGCGAAGACCAACTACCATGTGCTCGCGGATTTCATCTCCCCCGATGACGTGGATCGAGATGTCCGTGAGGTGTTGGATGCGATCGCAGAGGTGGCAGGTTCTGCAAAGAGACGGTCTTGACTCCTCCCACGCATTCCCTTGACTTTCCTCCGCGGGCCTGGATAGGCTCCTCTCATGGCTGTACGAGGCCTCGTCCCGGCGGCGATCCTCTGTCTTCTCGTGATGACCTCCTGTGCCTCCTCCCCCCGGCCCGATCTCGCAGAGGCATACTTCTCTCTCGGCAACGCCTACTACGAGGAAGGAGACTTCTCCCGGGCCGTTGGGGCGTATACCCAGGCACTGAGGTTCTCCCCGCACACCCCCCGTATCGAGTACAACCTCGCCCGCACCTACATCCGGACGGGTGAGTACGACCGGGCCGAGGCCCTCCTCGAGGGACTGCTCGAGAGGGATCCTGTGAACACCATGGTCCTCTCCACCCTGGCCTACCTCTTCATCTGCAAAGGGGATCCCGACACCGCCGAGGACTTCTACCGTCGGGCGCTCGAGCTCTCGCCGGGCGATGTCACGATTCTCTACAACCTCGCCCGTCTCCGCATGGAAGAGGGTGATGTGAGTGCGGCCCTCGCGTACGCAGGGGAGGCGTACGAGATCTCTCCGGAGAAGAAGGAGGTGCTGCTCCTCTATGCCATCCTGCGGCTCGAGACCGCTCCCACGGACGAGGAGGCCGTCACCCTCGGGGAGACGGCACTCTCTTCGTATCCCAAGGATCCGTATCTGCTCCGCGCGCTCGCCCGGGCGTATGAAGCGGCCCAGCGATACGCCGATGCCCTCACCCTCCTTTCCACACTCACCTCGGTGAACCCCGAGGATCCCGATGCCTTCTTCTTGAGGGCTCGCCTGCGACTCCTCTATGCCGGTGAGGTGAAAGAAGGGCTCGACGACCTCCGGAAGGCCTGTGAACTGGGTTTCTCCGACAGGGAACGGGCAGAGGAGCTCCTCTCCTCTCCCTTCCTCGTCCCTGTGGATGAGGTGAAGGGGATCCTGGAGGAGCATGATCTCCTTCCGGAAGGGATGCTCCCCCAGGAATGAGGTGTCAGAGGCCTCGTACGGCTTGTTCGACGAGGTGGACCACCTCTTCTATCGAACGATCGGAGGGTATGTCCACCAGCCTGGACTTCTTGCCGTAGTAGGTGATGAGGGGTGCGGTCTGGGTCCGATAGACCTCGAGGCGATGGCGTATGGCCTCGGGCCTGTCGTCCGGACGGATGACGAGGTCTTCCCCGGTCTCGTCGTCCTTCCCTTCCACTTTCGGGGGGTTGTAGATGACGTGGTAGACCCTCCCCGTAGAGGGACAGACCCTTCGCCCCGAGAGGCGCTTCACCACTTCCTCGTCGTCGATCACGAAGTTGACTACCTTCTCCGGCGGCGAGAAGGCCTCCAAGGCTTCCGCCTGGGGGATGGTACGGGGGAATCCGTCGAGGATGTATCCGTGTCCGGCATCGGGGGCCTTGAGCCGCTCCCGGACGAGGGCCACGGTGAGCTCGTCGGGTACCAGTTCCCCCCGGG includes these proteins:
- a CDS encoding IS256 family transposase, translated to MTHVPATHSTLSRLMRQVEDQVREHVLQTYKSYLERLLEALRDAVVGRDRYARGGPEDVSYYRYGYRKWKTVQVPWGTLTEVRVPRIRTSCGKEVRLVTYEHRLKALTEELLLGYVGGMSARTWTILLRELGIGEAHPQTLLRLIRRLREEKERWRKRPLSGVKALVLDGVWAKRRGSDQKKLVVLSAVGVKEDGTHELLDWIVAAREDRASYERLLTGLYERGLEEVELVVADEAEGIWQAVETVYPEAKKQICLWHLQRTLEQKLLQDMGERKGKNADLQKERRAFRAEYWKLFEAGGKEEAEGACEAFVKKWAPKAPRMTAALLWRKERLFSYLELPYEWKEKVRTSNLAENMFRHMRSFLRRYPGYMSRAHADEVVGLYVVGMQVIQEVGRCTPYQLQLNFNTPP
- a CDS encoding AAA family ATPase — protein: MLTKLCVRNFKVLDECEIDLSQRVVFVGPNNSGKTSALQAIALWDLGVKRWLEKRGTQDVPSKRAGVTISRQDLISIPVPSAKLLWRDLHVREGERIGGRAQTRNVRIEIGVEGVDTNLWECRLEFDYANEESIYCRPPLGPNRRRLDVPAHLKDLQIAYLPPMSGLAAREDRLELGSIRVRLGEGRTAEVLRNLCWQVLQSENGREKWERIKEDMYRLFGSRLNDPKYNLERGEITLDYSAPSNTVLEISATGRGEQQTLLLLAYMAINTGSVLLLDEPDAHLEILRQRQIYELLCEHSEATNSQIIAASHSEILLNEAAQRDLVIAFVGRPHRVDDRGSQLLKALRDIGHDQYYLAETTGWVLYLEGSTDLAILKALARKLGHPVEKVLERPFVHYVGNQPRKAEEHFYALREAKQDLVGIAVYDRLDRALPQDPDLRHVMWSKREIENYICRKEVLLAYAEAEGKRHSGELFGARWREEMEKAIEEIEAALRTLGKDPWGGDLKASDEFLAPLFKNFYERIGLRNEMAKTNYHVLADFISPDDVDRDVREVLDAIAEVAGSAKRRS
- a CDS encoding tetratricopeptide repeat protein, encoding MAVRGLVPAAILCLLVMTSCASSPRPDLAEAYFSLGNAYYEEGDFSRAVGAYTQALRFSPHTPRIEYNLARTYIRTGEYDRAEALLEGLLERDPVNTMVLSTLAYLFICKGDPDTAEDFYRRALELSPGDVTILYNLARLRMEEGDVSAALAYAGEAYEISPEKKEVLLLYAILRLETAPTDEEAVTLGETALSSYPKDPYLLRALARAYEAAQRYADALTLLSTLTSVNPEDPDAFFLRARLRLLYAGEVKEGLDDLRKACELGFSDRERAEELLSSPFLVPVDEVKGILEEHDLLPEGMLPQE
- a CDS encoding adenylate kinase, giving the protein MRLVFLGPPGAGKGTVAAILKDRLGIPHISTGDLFRDAISRKTDLGREVEGILARGELVPDELTVALVRERLKAPDAGHGYILDGFPRTIPQAEALEAFSPPEKVVNFVIDDEEVVKRLSGRRVCPSTGRVYHVIYNPPKVEGKDDETGEDLVIRPDDRPEAIRHRLEVYRTQTAPLITYYGKKSRLVDIPSDRSIEEVVHLVEQAVRGL